From the Oncorhynchus nerka isolate Pitt River linkage group LG20, Oner_Uvic_2.0, whole genome shotgun sequence genome, one window contains:
- the LOC115102940 gene encoding aquaporin FA-CHIP-like, whose amino-acid sequence MREFKSKAFWRAILAELVGMTMFIFLSISAAIGNSNNTSPDQEVKVSLTFGLAIATLAQSLGHISGAHLNPAVTLGMLASCQISVFKGVMYIVAQMLGSALASGIVYGTRPEGNAALGVNALNGVSASQGVGIELLATFQLVLCVIAVTDKRRHDVTGSAPLAIGLSVALGHLAAISYTGCGINPARSFGPALIMNDYTNHWVYWVGPMCGGVAAALVYDFLLYPKFDDFPERMRVLVSGPVGDYDVNGEETAAVEMSSK is encoded by the exons ATGAGAGAATTCAAGAGCAAGGCTTTCTGGAGGGCCATACTGGCCGAGCTCGTGGGGATGACCATGTTCATATTCCTCAGCATCTCGGCTGCCATTGGGAACTCAAACAACACTTCTCCTGACCAGGAGGTGAAGGTTTCTCTGACTTTTGGTCTGGCCATCGCCACGCTGGCCCAGAGTTTGGGCCACATCAGTGGAGCCCACCTGAACCCAGCAGTGACACTGGGCATGCTCGCCAGCTGCCAGATCAGTGTGTTCAAGGGGGTGATGTACATCGTGGCTCAGATGCTAGGCTCTGCACTGGCCAGTGGTATTGTCTATGGAACCCGGCCAGAGGGAAATGCTGCACTGGGGGTCAACGCT CTAAATGGTGTCTCTGCCAGCCAAGGCGTTGGCATCGAGCTCCTGGCTACCTTCCAGCTGGTCCTGTGTGTCATAGCTGTCACTGATAAAAGGCGGCACGACGTCACCGGCTCTGCCCCCCTGGCCATTGGGCTCTCTGTCGCTCTGGGACACTTGGCAGCC ATCAGCTACACTGGCTGCGGTATCAACCCTGCCCGATCCTTTGGACCTGCTTTGATCATGAATGATTACACAAACCACTGG GTGTACTGGGTGGGGCCAATGTGCGGAGGTGTGGCAGCTGCTCTGGTCTATGACTTCCTGCTGTACCCCAAGTTTGATGACTTCCCTGAACGCATGAGGGTCCTGGTCAGTGGCCCTGTGGGAGACTATGATGTCAATGGAGAAGAGACCGCAGCAGTAGAAATGTCATCAAAGTAG